The DNA region GCACGCGCGAGCCACGGAGAGAAGTAGCTCAACCCCCACCGTCGGATGTGACCTGTTGACGGGTGTGGGCGTGGAATGGCCGCTTATACCGGGTTGTCTGGACCTTTGGTTGTGTCTGTTGGGGGTGTGGGTGGGTGGTGTCGGGTGGCTGGTTTGGTGACTGTGTGTGGTGGTGGGTGGGTCGGGGGCCCGGTCGGCCTCGCCGGGCGGGGTCGGCGGATGTTGGGCCTGTATTCGGGCGTGAATTCCGCCGGTAATTCCGTGCCGCTGCTTTTATTGGATTCGCCACCTGTGGTGGTCTGAATTCGGGTTGGAATTGTGGTGGCGTGGGTGGTGTCGATGGTGGGTGTTCGGTTTCGTCGGGGGTGGAGCCGCCGGGCCTCCGCGCCGTCCGGGCCTGCTGTGCCCTGCTCGGTCGCCGCCGTCCAGGCCTGGCTGCCGCCGTCTCGGGGCCGCCGTCCGTGGGTGGTTGGGCCGTGTCGGGCGCCCCCATGGTCAGAGCCTGTGCTCAGTCCGAGATGGCGGCTTTCCAGACCCACGAGGTGACGCGGGGGCGGTCGGCGGACTCACCCCGGCCAGTGGACCAGAGGAGAACCTGGACGGGGTCACCGGGCGGAGCGTCGGGGAACAGCCGGTTGAGCACCGCGGCGCAGAGGTCCTCCGGAGGGCGCCAGGCAATCCCCAGGCCCTGGGTGATGTCGTGTGTGTGGAGGAGGGTCTCGGCGATTCCCATCGCGGCGAATCCCTCCGGATCACACGGTCCCCAGTGCCAAGCGCGATCACCGGGTGCAGCTGCGGCGACCACGGTGCTCAGGAGTCTTCCGCAAGCGGTCACCACCCTGAGCACTTCGCTCGCCGGCGCATCGGCGTTGACGGTGAGGTCAAAAGGCAGGTACGCGTCCGTCGGACGAGCCGCCAGCTGTCCGGCATAAGCGAGCAGATCGTGCGCAACGTGGGCGGCAGTCTGCCAGCAGCTCCAGTCCAGAGACCTCGCTCGGGTCTGCCAGTCCTCGGAGTCGTGCGGGCTGAGTGTCCGAACCATCTCGTCCACAGCCCGGTCGACGTCTCGGCTATCGATGCGATCCATCCCGTGATCGTCGCAACGCTGACAAGCATCAACAAGCGGATTCCGGCCGCAGATG from Kitasatospora cathayae includes:
- a CDS encoding maleylpyruvate isomerase N-terminal domain-containing protein, with the translated sequence MDRIDSRDVDRAVDEMVRTLSPHDSEDWQTRARSLDWSCWQTAAHVAHDLLAYAGQLAARPTDAYLPFDLTVNADAPASEVLRVVTACGRLLSTVVAAAAPGDRAWHWGPCDPEGFAAMGIAETLLHTHDITQGLGIAWRPPEDLCAAVLNRLFPDAPPGDPVQVLLWSTGRGESADRPRVTSWVWKAAISD